One segment of Actinomycetota bacterium DNA contains the following:
- the lysA gene encoding diaminopimelate decarboxylase, with protein sequence MHEFKYVNGDFFCEDVPLRRIAEEVGTPLYVYSRRTLRDHYRRLEEAFSGLAVTICYSVKANSNLAVLATLAAEGAGADIVSGGELFRALKVGIPADRIVYAGIGKTEEEMAYALRSGILMFNVESTSELSTLDRVAGEMGVKARIALRVNPDVDANTHPYIATGLKEAKFGIDIEEALSVYESASSLLNVEVVGVHQHIGSQITSVEPFRESLAIIGELVKRLQSNGLDIRYINIGGGFGIPYRQEEVPYPRDYAQALEPVLRESGCAVILEIGRMIVGNAGILATRVLYRKSTGEKGFLVVDAAMNDLIRPSLYGSYHEILPAWKTERGDEIVDVVGPVCESGDFLAKERALPRAEPGELLVVMSAGAYAFAMSSNYNSRRRAAEVMVDGDRFEVVREREDYEDLVRGERVWV encoded by the coding sequence ATGCATGAATTCAAGTATGTGAACGGCGATTTCTTCTGTGAGGACGTGCCGCTTCGCCGCATCGCGGAGGAGGTTGGAACGCCGCTATACGTCTACAGCCGGCGTACCCTGCGCGATCACTACCGCCGGCTGGAAGAGGCCTTCTCGGGCCTCGCCGTTACCATATGCTATTCGGTCAAGGCGAACTCAAACCTCGCGGTGCTGGCGACCCTGGCCGCGGAGGGAGCGGGCGCGGATATCGTCTCGGGCGGAGAACTGTTCCGCGCCCTCAAAGTGGGCATTCCGGCCGACAGGATCGTATACGCGGGTATCGGCAAGACCGAGGAGGAGATGGCCTATGCGCTGCGCTCCGGCATCCTGATGTTCAACGTCGAGTCCACCTCGGAGCTGTCCACCCTCGACAGGGTCGCGGGAGAGATGGGCGTGAAGGCGCGCATCGCGCTGCGGGTGAACCCCGACGTGGATGCGAACACCCACCCCTATATCGCCACCGGGCTCAAGGAGGCCAAGTTCGGCATCGATATCGAGGAAGCGCTGTCGGTATACGAGAGCGCCTCCTCGCTGCTCAACGTGGAGGTCGTGGGGGTCCATCAGCATATCGGCTCCCAGATAACCAGCGTCGAACCTTTCAGGGAGAGCCTTGCGATCATCGGTGAGCTGGTGAAGAGACTGCAGTCGAACGGCCTGGACATCCGCTATATTAACATCGGGGGCGGATTCGGCATACCTTATCGCCAGGAAGAGGTGCCATACCCGCGCGATTATGCGCAGGCCCTGGAGCCCGTGCTCAGGGAGTCCGGCTGTGCGGTCATACTGGAGATAGGGCGCATGATCGTCGGCAACGCGGGCATCCTGGCGACGCGCGTGCTCTATCGCAAGAGCACCGGCGAGAAGGGGTTCCTGGTGGTGGACGCGGCCATGAACGACCTCATCCGCCCCAGCCTATACGGCTCCTACCACGAGATACTTCCGGCGTGGAAAACCGAGCGCGGTGATGAGATAGTGGACGTAGTCGGTCCCGTGTGCGAGTCCGGGGATTTCCTGGCTAAGGAGCGGGCGCTCCCCCGCGCCGAGCCAGGCGAGCTGCTGGTGGTGATGAGCGCGGGCGCCTACGCGTTCGCCATGTCGTCGAACTACAACTCCCGGCGCCGCGCCGCCGAAGTGATGGTCGACGGGGACCGCTTCGAGGTGGTACGCGAGCGGGAGGATTACGAGGACCTGGTGCGCGGAGAGCGGGTCTGGGTATGA
- the hxlA gene encoding 3-hexulose-6-phosphate synthase, translating into MKPKEPVLQVALDFLDLERAIQVAGEAVAGGVDWIEAGTPLIKSEGLNAVRELRRHFPNQVIVADMKTMDAGRAEVEAAAKAGANIIDVLGAASDATVKECVEAANNYGAEIVVDLIEVGDPVDRARAAEAAGADYIAVHTAIDVQMRGGDPFERLKVVANAVNIPIAVAGGINSETAAKAVESGADIVIVGGAIIKSKDARRAAEEIKRAMRTGEAVRTDLYKRVDLENVREVLLRVSTPNISDAMHRSGELEGILPISPGLKMAGPALTVRSYPGDWAKPVEAIDLVEDGDVIVIDAGGMGPALWGELATHSAIQKKAAGVVIDGAIRDTVDIRALGFPAFSRLITPTAGEPKGFGEINVPVKVGGRRVFPGDWIVGDDDGVVVIPRDKVVEVTNRAMGVLENENRLRGEIEAGSTLSQVAYLEKWEKKK; encoded by the coding sequence ATGAAACCTAAGGAACCCGTACTTCAGGTAGCCCTCGATTTCCTGGACCTCGAGAGGGCCATCCAGGTCGCCGGGGAGGCAGTGGCTGGCGGCGTGGACTGGATCGAGGCCGGGACCCCGCTGATCAAGAGCGAGGGGCTCAACGCCGTGAGGGAACTGCGGCGCCACTTCCCCAACCAAGTCATCGTCGCGGACATGAAGACCATGGACGCGGGCAGGGCGGAGGTGGAAGCCGCCGCCAAGGCCGGCGCGAACATCATCGACGTACTGGGGGCGGCATCGGACGCCACCGTCAAGGAATGCGTGGAGGCGGCCAATAACTACGGCGCGGAGATCGTGGTGGACCTCATAGAGGTCGGCGACCCCGTTGACCGGGCGCGGGCCGCCGAGGCGGCCGGCGCGGATTATATCGCCGTACATACCGCCATCGACGTGCAGATGCGTGGTGGCGACCCCTTCGAGAGGTTGAAGGTGGTGGCCAACGCCGTAAACATCCCCATCGCCGTGGCCGGGGGTATCAACTCGGAGACGGCGGCGAAGGCGGTGGAGAGCGGCGCGGATATCGTCATCGTAGGCGGCGCCATCATCAAGAGCAAGGACGCCCGCAGGGCGGCGGAGGAGATAAAGCGGGCCATGCGCACAGGAGAAGCGGTGAGGACGGACCTCTATAAGCGGGTCGACCTGGAGAACGTCAGGGAGGTCCTGCTCCGCGTATCCACCCCCAACATCTCGGACGCCATGCACCGCTCCGGCGAACTCGAGGGCATCTTGCCCATAAGCCCGGGCTTGAAGATGGCGGGACCCGCGTTGACCGTACGCTCATACCCGGGCGACTGGGCCAAACCCGTGGAGGCAATCGACCTGGTGGAGGACGGGGACGTCATCGTCATCGACGCCGGCGGCATGGGCCCGGCACTGTGGGGCGAACTGGCCACCCACAGCGCCATCCAGAAGAAAGCGGCCGGGGTGGTCATAGACGGCGCCATCCGCGACACCGTGGATATCAGGGCCCTCGGTTTCCCCGCCTTCTCGCGCCTCATCACTCCCACCGCCGGGGAGCCCAAGGGCTTCGGCGAGATAAACGTCCCCGTCAAGGTGGGGGGAAGGCGCGTGTTCCCCGGCGACTGGATCGTCGGTGACGACGACGGAGTGGTGGTCATCCCCCGGGACAAGGTGGTGGAGGTGACCAACAGGGCCATGGGCGTGCTGGAGAACGAGAACCGCCTGCGTGGGGAGATAGAGGCCGGCTCGACCCTGTCCCAGGTAGCCTACCTGGAAAAGTGGGAGAAGAAAAAGTAA
- a CDS encoding homoserine dehydrogenase, translated as MSEERKTITVGQLGCGTVGSGVIRVLAENAEVISRRTGCEIRMKKVAVKDLADPRYVEVDEDTLTTNASEVLQDPEVDIVVEVMGGIEPARTFVLEALGSGKHVVSANKELMSTHGGEILEAAERAGVDVAYEASVGGGIPILLPLKQSLAGNRIDQVLGIVNGTTNYVLTRMSEEGISFEQAISRAQSLGYAEADPSADVQGKDAAAKLAILASMAFNSRVTLDDVYAEGIEGITPDDIAFGRDLGYVIKLLAVAKDDARGISVRVHPTMIPTDHPLATVRDENNAIFVSGDAVGELMFYGKGAGSLPAASAVVGDIISIARNMLSGGHLVGCTCFSEKPVMDMADVVCRYFMIFDVPDRPGVLARIAGVFGDNGVSIKSVIQHGTGREARIVLITHAVREESLRATVDGLEETEAVNRIVSVIRVEDPAVEES; from the coding sequence ATGTCGGAGGAGAGAAAGACCATCACCGTCGGGCAGCTCGGCTGCGGAACCGTGGGCTCGGGCGTCATCCGCGTCCTAGCGGAGAACGCGGAGGTCATCTCCAGGCGCACGGGGTGCGAGATACGGATGAAGAAAGTCGCGGTTAAGGACCTCGCGGACCCGCGTTACGTGGAGGTGGACGAGGACACGCTCACCACCAACGCCTCGGAGGTGCTCCAAGACCCGGAGGTGGACATCGTAGTGGAGGTCATGGGAGGGATCGAACCCGCCCGCACTTTCGTCCTGGAGGCTTTAGGCTCCGGTAAGCACGTGGTCTCGGCCAACAAGGAGCTGATGAGCACCCATGGCGGAGAGATCCTGGAAGCGGCGGAAAGGGCTGGGGTGGACGTCGCCTACGAGGCCAGCGTCGGGGGAGGGATCCCCATCCTTCTGCCGCTGAAACAGAGCCTGGCCGGGAACCGCATAGACCAGGTCCTGGGCATCGTCAATGGCACCACCAACTATGTGCTGACGCGCATGAGCGAGGAGGGGATCTCCTTCGAGCAGGCCATCTCCAGGGCCCAGTCCCTGGGATACGCCGAGGCGGACCCCAGCGCCGACGTGCAGGGGAAGGACGCCGCCGCCAAGCTGGCCATCCTGGCCTCCATGGCCTTCAACTCGCGCGTGACCCTGGATGACGTCTACGCCGAGGGCATCGAGGGCATCACGCCAGACGACATCGCCTTCGGGAGGGACCTGGGCTACGTCATCAAACTGCTGGCCGTGGCCAAAGACGACGCGCGGGGCATCAGCGTGCGCGTGCATCCCACCATGATCCCGACCGATCACCCGCTGGCCACGGTGCGGGACGAGAACAACGCTATCTTCGTCTCCGGCGACGCCGTCGGCGAGCTCATGTTCTACGGCAAGGGAGCGGGGTCGCTGCCGGCAGCCAGCGCCGTGGTCGGCGACATCATCTCCATCGCCCGCAACATGCTCTCGGGGGGGCACCTGGTGGGATGCACCTGCTTCTCCGAGAAGCCGGTCATGGATATGGCGGACGTGGTCTGCCGTTACTTCATGATCTTCGACGTGCCGGACCGGCCGGGGGTGTTGGCCAGGATCGCCGGCGTCTTCGGCGACAACGGGGTCAGCATCAAGTCGGTGATCCAGCACGGCACGGGAAGGGAAGCGCGCATCGTCCTCATCACCCACGCCGTGCGGGAGGAGAGCCTGCGAGCCACGGTCGATGGGCTGGAGGAGACGGAGGCGGTCAACCGCATCGTCAGCGTGATCAGGGTGGAGGACCCCGCGGTGGAAGAGAGCTGA
- the thrC gene encoding threonine synthase: MDLDRAWRGVIETYREYLPVDENTPVVTLLEGNTPLVEAPYISGQLGSRVLLKYEGLNPTGSFKDRGMTMALSKAVEEGAKAVICASTGNTSASAAAYAARAGIDCVVLIPSKAIALGKLAQALIHGARVIAVEGNFDQALQLVRKISEDHPIVLVNSLNPYRIEGQKTGAFEICDALGRAPDYHFIPVGNAGNITAYWKGYCEYHEAGEVDSLPRMMGWQAEGAAPIVRGHVVESPETLATAIRIGNPASWERAVRAAEESLGRIDMVTDEEILDAYRLLADHEGVFVEPASAASVAGLYKAFRRGELPRGSLVVCVLTGHGLKDPDLAVRCVEEPQAVPPSMDTILEKLGL, from the coding sequence ATGGATTTGGATAGGGCATGGAGGGGCGTCATCGAGACCTACCGGGAGTACCTCCCGGTGGATGAGAACACGCCCGTGGTGACCCTTCTCGAGGGCAACACCCCCCTGGTGGAGGCCCCTTATATCAGCGGGCAGCTGGGGTCCAGGGTGCTGCTGAAGTACGAAGGTCTGAACCCCACAGGTTCCTTCAAGGACCGCGGCATGACCATGGCCCTGTCCAAGGCGGTAGAGGAGGGCGCGAAGGCGGTGATCTGCGCCTCCACCGGTAACACAAGCGCCTCGGCCGCCGCCTACGCGGCCCGCGCCGGCATCGACTGCGTCGTGCTCATACCGAGCAAGGCCATCGCCCTGGGCAAGCTGGCACAGGCCCTGATCCATGGCGCCAGAGTGATCGCAGTGGAGGGCAATTTCGACCAGGCGCTGCAGCTGGTGCGCAAGATAAGCGAGGACCATCCCATCGTCCTGGTGAACTCCCTGAACCCGTACCGTATCGAGGGCCAGAAGACCGGGGCCTTCGAGATCTGCGATGCACTGGGCCGGGCCCCCGACTACCATTTCATACCCGTGGGCAACGCCGGCAACATCACCGCATACTGGAAGGGTTACTGCGAGTACCACGAGGCCGGCGAGGTCGACTCCCTGCCGCGGATGATGGGATGGCAGGCGGAAGGAGCGGCGCCCATCGTGAGGGGACACGTCGTCGAGAGCCCCGAGACCCTGGCCACCGCAATCCGCATCGGTAATCCCGCCAGCTGGGAGAGGGCGGTGCGGGCGGCGGAGGAATCGCTGGGAAGGATAGACATGGTGACCGATGAAGAGATCCTCGATGCCTATCGCCTGCTTGCCGATCACGAGGGCGTCTTCGTGGAGCCGGCGTCCGCGGCCTCGGTGGCGGGCCTCTACAAGGCATTCCGGCGCGGAGAGCTGCCCCGCGGCTCCCTGGTGGTGTGTGTTCTTACCGGCCACGGCCTCAAAGACCCCGATCTGGCGGTAAGATGTGTGGAGGAGCCGCAGGCGGTGCCTCCTAGCATGGATACGATACTGGAGAAACTGGGCCTCTAA
- a CDS encoding cofactor-independent phosphoglycerate mutase — MKYVILVPDGAADYAVESRGDLTPLEAARTPNMDFIAREGIGGTAVTVPAGMAAGSDVANYSILGYDPRQYYTGRGPLEALSMGVSLGPEDVAFRCNLVTEGDGLLLDYCADHVTTEEARMIIASLSEKLEDAYTTFYPGVGYRHLLVLKGLKYLEDRCVPPHDVVGRRVEEVMPQGPNAQRLAALMRVSRRMLTGHKVNLWRTERGLKPANMIWPWGQGRLLALPTLKERYGLEGAIITAVDLIKGLGIQAGMEVVEVPGATGYYDTDYGGKASYALDSLRRADLVYVHVEASDEAGHAGDWDAKVEALERFDAMIVGAFLDETVRTGEDFAFLLMPDHFTPLEVRTHVPDPVPFAIYYPHAVADGGKAFSERGMAGGSYLEFPAWQLLDLLIEKSAKP, encoded by the coding sequence ATGAAATACGTGATCCTGGTCCCGGACGGGGCCGCTGACTATGCCGTGGAGTCCCGCGGCGACCTGACACCCCTGGAGGCGGCCCGCACCCCAAACATGGACTTTATTGCCAGGGAGGGCATCGGCGGGACGGCCGTGACCGTCCCCGCGGGGATGGCCGCCGGAAGCGATGTGGCCAACTACTCCATCCTGGGCTACGATCCGCGCCAGTACTATACGGGGCGGGGGCCCCTGGAGGCGTTGAGCATGGGAGTGTCGCTGGGACCGGAGGACGTGGCCTTCCGCTGCAACCTGGTGACGGAGGGTGACGGCCTTCTCCTCGACTACTGCGCCGACCATGTCACCACCGAGGAAGCCAGGATGATCATCGCCTCGCTGTCGGAGAAGCTGGAGGACGCGTACACCACCTTCTACCCCGGCGTGGGCTACCGCCACCTCCTGGTCCTCAAGGGACTGAAATACCTGGAGGACCGCTGCGTCCCGCCCCATGATGTGGTGGGAAGGAGGGTCGAGGAGGTCATGCCCCAGGGGCCCAACGCGCAGAGGCTGGCCGCCCTGATGCGCGTCTCGCGGCGCATGCTCACAGGCCACAAGGTGAACTTGTGGAGGACCGAAAGGGGATTGAAGCCCGCGAACATGATCTGGCCATGGGGCCAGGGAAGGCTGCTCGCCCTGCCGACCCTGAAAGAGAGGTACGGACTCGAGGGTGCGATCATCACCGCGGTCGACCTTATCAAGGGATTGGGCATACAGGCGGGCATGGAGGTGGTGGAGGTCCCCGGGGCGACCGGGTATTACGATACCGACTACGGGGGAAAGGCGAGCTATGCCCTTGACAGCCTGCGCCGCGCCGACCTGGTGTACGTGCACGTCGAGGCATCGGACGAAGCTGGCCATGCGGGCGACTGGGATGCCAAGGTGGAAGCGCTCGAGAGATTCGACGCTATGATAGTGGGGGCCTTCCTGGACGAGACGGTGCGTACGGGCGAGGATTTCGCCTTCCTGCTCATGCCCGATCATTTCACACCCCTGGAGGTGCGCACCCACGTGCCGGACCCGGTCCCCTTCGCGATATACTACCCGCACGCAGTGGCCGATGGGGGGAAGGCTTTCAGCGAGAGAGGGATGGCCGGGGGGAGCTACCTGGAGTTCCCCGCCTGGCAGTTGCTGGACCTGCTCATTGAGAAATCGGCCAAGCCATAA
- a CDS encoding metallophosphoesterase family protein: MPQRIYPLSKTPMVVAHISDFHIGSYHFVANLMNRTILELNEMKPDIVVVTGDLTNEGFRQEYVTAKSYLDGLDCEHVLVIPGNHDSRNVGYLHFQELFGPLFQDMEMEGVFIMGVDSSEPDLDSGQIGREKYSRIVNNFHSVEGFKIFALHHHLLPVPGTGRERNIVTDAGDILELLIYSGVDLVLTGHKHVPYVWRLEDMYVVNAGTISSLRLRGHTKPCYNVIEIREDLVKVFRKYPFGGRDVIAQFGVGVSETQRDLSGVMREIIGTDL, encoded by the coding sequence ATGCCGCAGAGGATCTACCCGCTCAGTAAGACCCCCATGGTGGTCGCCCATATCTCCGATTTCCATATCGGCTCCTACCATTTCGTGGCAAACCTCATGAACCGGACCATTCTCGAGCTCAACGAGATGAAACCGGATATCGTGGTGGTCACAGGCGATCTGACCAACGAAGGTTTTCGCCAGGAATACGTGACCGCAAAATCTTACCTCGACGGCCTGGACTGCGAACATGTATTGGTGATACCCGGGAACCACGATTCCCGCAACGTGGGTTACCTGCATTTCCAGGAACTGTTCGGACCCCTCTTCCAGGACATGGAGATGGAGGGCGTGTTCATCATGGGCGTCGATTCCAGTGAACCCGATCTCGATTCCGGCCAGATCGGCAGGGAGAAATACTCGCGCATTGTAAATAACTTCCATTCCGTAGAGGGTTTCAAGATCTTCGCGCTGCACCACCATCTCCTCCCCGTCCCCGGCACCGGTCGCGAGAGGAATATCGTCACCGACGCCGGAGACATCCTGGAACTCCTGATTTATTCCGGGGTGGACCTGGTGCTGACCGGACACAAGCATGTTCCCTATGTCTGGAGGCTGGAGGATATGTACGTGGTCAACGCCGGCACCATCTCCTCCCTGCGCCTGCGCGGGCACACCAAACCATGCTACAACGTGATCGAGATACGGGAGGACCTGGTGAAGGTCTTCCGTAAATATCCTTTCGGCGGGCGCGACGTCATAGCCCAGTTCGGCGTGGGAGTGAGCGAGACCCAGCGAGACCTCTCCGGTGTCATGCGCGAGATAATCGGTACGGATTTATAA
- a CDS encoding 2,3-diphosphoglycerate synthetase — translation MFLVDGEHHPATIVDSVHFLEEEEGLQALALYFLGGTEKLRDVSELAAAGVELVVPADPVAELPGVLRRLQPRLVADLSDLPVLGPAMRLRLAATALAYGCTYRGADFEFRPPRREEVLSKPSCAVIGTGKRCGKTAVSAEMARWLARTGRRPVVVAMGRGGPPQPYVVENPDIGEDFLLSELEKGLHAASDHYEDAMVSGVLTVGSRRCGGGLAGEPYVTNCVDAARVADALAAEVVVMEGSGSSIPPVATDAAVCVISAAQEIEEALGFLGAYRLLISDGVIITMAEGPFASPLKIQELSERIKRINDDIVVLKTIFRPHPLKPVRDKRVFLVATAPEEAGPLLRDYMEEEEGCVVVGSSCHLSDRRYLEKELRGAAAADILLTELKAAAIDVVARFARASGKELVFFHNLPVPLAGEVAMEEFFATVWDRVMGR, via the coding sequence TTGTTTCTAGTCGATGGGGAGCATCATCCAGCGACCATCGTGGATTCCGTGCACTTCCTGGAGGAAGAGGAAGGCTTGCAGGCGCTGGCCCTCTACTTCCTCGGGGGGACGGAGAAGCTGCGGGACGTCTCGGAGCTGGCGGCGGCAGGGGTGGAACTCGTCGTCCCCGCCGATCCCGTTGCGGAGCTGCCGGGCGTGCTGCGGAGGTTGCAACCGCGCCTGGTCGCGGACTTGAGCGATCTGCCGGTTCTGGGTCCGGCGATGCGGCTGAGGCTGGCCGCCACCGCACTTGCGTACGGCTGTACGTACCGCGGCGCCGACTTCGAGTTCCGCCCGCCTCGGCGGGAAGAAGTGCTCTCAAAGCCGTCGTGCGCCGTCATCGGCACGGGCAAGCGCTGCGGTAAGACGGCGGTTTCCGCCGAGATGGCACGGTGGCTCGCACGCACGGGGAGGCGACCGGTGGTCGTGGCCATGGGAAGAGGTGGACCGCCGCAACCGTATGTCGTCGAGAACCCGGATATCGGAGAGGACTTCCTCCTCTCGGAGCTGGAGAAAGGTCTGCATGCGGCTTCCGATCACTACGAGGACGCCATGGTCTCAGGGGTACTCACCGTGGGATCCCGACGCTGCGGGGGAGGCCTGGCGGGTGAGCCCTACGTGACCAATTGCGTCGATGCCGCGCGGGTGGCGGACGCGCTCGCGGCGGAGGTGGTGGTCATGGAGGGAAGCGGATCGAGCATCCCGCCCGTTGCCACCGACGCGGCCGTGTGCGTGATCAGCGCCGCCCAGGAGATAGAGGAAGCGCTGGGATTTCTGGGCGCCTACCGGCTCTTGATTTCCGATGGGGTTATCATTACAATGGCTGAAGGACCGTTCGCATCTCCCCTTAAAATCCAGGAGCTCAGCGAGAGGATAAAAAGGATAAATGACGATATCGTTGTCTTGAAAACGATTTTCAGGCCACATCCTTTGAAACCCGTCCGTGACAAGCGAGTTTTTCTTGTCGCCACCGCTCCGGAGGAAGCAGGTCCCCTGCTGAGGGACTACATGGAGGAGGAGGAAGGCTGCGTCGTGGTGGGGAGCAGCTGCCACCTGTCGGACCGCAGGTACCTGGAGAAGGAACTGCGGGGGGCGGCGGCAGCTGATATCCTGCTCACGGAGCTGAAGGCGGCCGCGATCGACGTGGTGGCGCGTTTCGCTCGCGCCAGTGGAAAAGAGTTAGTGTTCTTCCACAACCTCCCGGTGCCGCTCGCGGGTGAAGTGGCCATGGAGGAGTTTTTCGCCACCGTCTGGGACAGGGTCATGGGGCGATGA
- a CDS encoding zeta toxin family protein, translating to MADEGKHKKRITILDEEHHRVPFSKGLTANAIMASGLAPGRAYYVASDIEEHLISEGKLEIQANELRKLIYNFLTEKIGEHYAVNYWRYISFSSMNKPMVILVGGSTGVGKSTIATMLATRLSIVRIVSTDAIREVMRAFFSRELMPTIHTSSFDAESALIHPLPAHVDPVVAGFREQSLSVLVGVRAIINRALKEGTHIIIEGAHIVPGFIMPEQFPDALIIPLLVTVDDEKMHRSHFYIREVETQGTRPFQRYVEHFENIRKIQDYIIHLAKVTGVKTVESVNLDAAVSEVVDYIINAAYEMARKERVGQEAAQLI from the coding sequence ATGGCAGATGAGGGAAAACATAAGAAAAGGATAACCATCCTCGACGAGGAACACCACCGCGTGCCCTTCTCCAAGGGACTGACGGCCAACGCCATCATGGCTTCCGGCCTCGCCCCGGGGCGGGCGTATTACGTGGCCTCGGACATCGAGGAGCACCTCATCTCCGAGGGCAAACTGGAGATCCAGGCCAACGAGTTGCGCAAGCTGATCTACAATTTCCTCACCGAGAAGATAGGCGAACACTACGCGGTCAATTACTGGCGCTATATCTCCTTCAGCAGCATGAACAAGCCGATGGTCATACTGGTGGGGGGTTCCACCGGAGTGGGAAAATCTACCATAGCGACCATGCTGGCCACGCGCCTGAGCATCGTGCGCATAGTGTCCACGGACGCCATCCGGGAGGTGATGCGCGCCTTCTTCTCCCGCGAACTCATGCCCACCATCCATACCTCTTCCTTTGACGCGGAGTCGGCGCTCATACATCCCTTGCCGGCCCACGTCGACCCGGTGGTGGCGGGATTCCGCGAGCAGAGCCTGTCCGTTCTCGTGGGCGTGCGGGCCATCATCAACCGCGCCCTCAAGGAAGGGACGCACATCATCATCGAGGGCGCACATATCGTACCCGGGTTCATCATGCCCGAACAGTTCCCCGACGCCTTGATCATCCCCCTGCTGGTGACGGTGGATGACGAGAAGATGCACCGCAGCCACTTCTACATCCGGGAGGTAGAGACGCAGGGTACGCGCCCCTTCCAGAGATACGTCGAGCATTTCGAGAACATAAGGAAGATACAGGACTATATCATCCACCTGGCGAAAGTTACGGGGGTGAAGACGGTCGAGAGCGTCAACCTGGATGCCGCCGTTTCCGAGGTGGTGGACTACATCATCAACGCGGCCTACGAGATGGCGAGAAAAGAGAGGGTAGGCCAGGAGGCGGCTCAGCTTATCTGA